The nucleotide sequence ATGATAGCTTTGTATATATTAGGGTTTGTTTGAatattgcttttcttttttttcttttcttttcggcCATCTGATATTTTTGTCATAAGGCTAAAATACAAAGCCCAATCCAGATAGTGAAGCAGACACTCCAAGGCCTAGGACCACCAAAAAGTACATCCTATATACAGCACTAAAATTATGACCCGGTTTGAGAAAATAAAGTGACAGTAACAACAAAGGTTTGCCATTGTACGATGGCATACATCCACAATGTTGCAGATGAATTTCATGTTTGTGTCCAACTATCTAGCCAAAATAAAGTGACAGTAACAACAAAGCTGGACCATTCCAGTTCGACGAacggccgagctggatcgaacaGAATCCGTCTTCCCCTCGTCCTCGTAGCTCCTATCAAACTCGCTCTAGACTATCGAAGGTACCGTAGGAactttttggtttaaaaactgCAAGAACTCGTTTTctcgaaaaaaaaatcagattaatcgtataaaatgGCAACGGTTAGCTGAAAACCTAGAATTGCATATGCTATATGAGGAATTTGAATGTTCTTCGGAATCGACATCGTTTCGAAAacactttttttataaaatcgtaaaaacgcctaGGTCGGAAAACGGCCCGAAAGGGCCCAGAACGCAGCAaagagcccacttacgattttatgCGAAATCAAGCTCAGTTGTTACGACGGTTTATCCTTTATTTTgcaggaaaagataaatgtcaagttcggaagataaatgctAAGTTTCCAAGGATAAACACAAAAGATcgaaggaaaatggaatatttctgcGAAACGATAAACTCGACCAAGGGCAGAAAGAGAAGGAACAAACCGCCTTAGAAGGTGTATATAAGAGGATCGAAGTTGAAGGGCCAGAAGGACGTAAATTTTTTACTCAGAgcaatacttagagcaatttaggcaactttctgtttttgttattcgagctgcgactcaattaggtttttgcagtcttaggtatTAGAATTagaaatctcgccgacagctttTGTAGCCAAGACTCTTACCTTATTGTAACCCTCAACAGAGATTCGGAATAAAAATCtttcttgctctcttttcgattcttATACTTGCTTTTCGTTTATACTtttgtgttctgattgtttggtgtgtggtttagcagatatccgagacctctggaaaatttagggttttctaTCTTTCCTAAAtcaacggaaatcgacagtgcaaatttcggtgcCCATATTCATCATTTTGAAAACTGCAGCAGCTACACCAGCTTTAAATAAAGTATTTTGTTCCACATTGTCAGGTCTCGCAGGCCAAGTCCTCCATTGTCAGGTCTTGGTTTCTTTGTTCTCTGGAGGGATTTTAAATATCCGCTTACTGAAATGGTTGTGTGATTAGCTCATATGCACATGTTAAAAATATGCCACATGACGATTGTCATTACTGAAAGAGATTGCAAGGGTATTCGTTGGTtgatttagtttaatttattgtCAAAGTGTTTTTACTTCTCTGAAACGCTTGCATGCATGGTTTTGCAGAAATACAAAAGACGTGTGACAATGTAGGTAGTTATGTTTTGAGACTGAAAagtatctactctattaaaaagaaaagaatcctAAAAAAATCTACTTGAACAAGGTCGttggatttttatttgcatATAGAACTACTTACATGACACATAAATTTTAGATCGTCTTTGCTTCTTCACTAAACACTTTTATTTTAAGTATGTGCATCATGAATTTTAAGAAGCTGGCGTAAAGTTGGAAAAACTCTTATCATATTCGTTAGCTATCAGAAATCAGGTTGATGATATAGGAATGGAATTTGGGTGATGAGTACGTGTGCTTGCTGAAATGATAAGTTGATGTTTTGTGATAATGATGTATGACGAAGGATACAGAATATTATACACTCACTTATATTGAATTCCTCATCTCTCCCTCAATgataaatttttgtttgttattaaATAGTTATCTTTAGGCTTCTTAGATCTGTCTATTTCAAATATGGTCAATGTAAATATTGCAAATACCAACTACTCGTACAAAATCTTCAAAGATTTAAAGAGAGtaacaaaaccaaaagaattaaaaaaaaaaaggaataatcATCATTTATACTGAAAATTTTACCTAgtaattaaacttaaaagagTAATGAAACAACTGAATGGCAAAAACATGAATGGTAAGTATATAGATGCAGGTACCATAAATGAGATATAATCTCAGTGCAAACAATTATCACATTCGCATTATCTTCTGTCAACGGGTCTATTGGCCTATTATTTGATTTTGAACCATTTgactactattttttttgaaagaaaaaatttgGACCATTTCTCGATTTGTGCGTGTCATCCTTGCGCAGGGGCCATGCTAATCTTCTCTGTACCGTTCCAATTTTATCGGATGTCCCTGAAGAGAACCATTTGACTACTATTGATACTTTCTTGTACGTTTATCATTGTCTTCGTATGCTCGCTTGATTAATTTGTGTGTGTTAGTATCGTAATGTCAACCTATATTCAAATCCACGTATATTTAAGTGTTATTGAGACCATTAAAAGTGTTATTGAGATCATTTTcaatgtattttgctattttcacatttaaaatacagaaactctataatagagatgatatatgtttcaatatatttatttaaaacagCAATGttccaatatatttttctaaaatattaatttccaaaaaaaagaaaaaaggaaaatctctattacagaaaaaaatgaattggaaaattttcatctttaaatactattatagaGATGAAAATAATAATGGATTGAAAATGCCtgataaaaatgaatataaaaagCTATGAAAGCAGAAAACGAGGCTTATTgatcaaaacatatatcacaTGATTTATAGCTTCACTAAAGACAAACATGAAACACTTACACATAGTAAATAACagaattcatcatatatatatatatatatatatatatatacttttaaacacttttttagttattaaattttcaaagacTGAAATCGAAATGCTCAACCGCACATACAAGTACTGATAGGATTTTTACACGAGGGGTACTCTCCTCTATTCCTCAGACAAGAGATGTTCGTCGATCTCTTTGGAGACTTCAACACAGAACTGGAGGAGAGTCTCGGGATGAGCAACCTCCTCGCTAATCTTCTCGTACTCAAGGTGCCAGTGCACAATACTCCCCGGCCCTCCATGCTTAGGGGTCACCTGGATCGTGAGCAAGAAGCTTTTGTACTCTTTCATCAGATCACCTTCTATAACCCTGAACGTGATCAAGTTCTTCTCCGGCTCCACTGCCTCGATCCTCTCCTTTGCCACCTTGGCCTCCCCGTCTGCACCAATTATTTAATACTTTTCATTTGTTTGACTTTGAGAATACCTTGAATGTTAGttcaaaatcttattatatGTACATGTATTCAAGTGATAGTAttattaagtatatatatacatatattggtCATCGCCTCGTGGGTATATGAGATCCACATATAGcggtaatattaataaaaatgggATTTCTTAGATTCCTCCTATTATTATAAAGTAAGTGATAGTAGTTTAATGGGAGTTCAAAATCAATTTACGCTAGACAGAACGCTTTATATATTGCACTACATGATATAGACAGTGGCATACCGCATACGTGGTAAATTAGACTTAAGAAATTGCGGTTTAATAAGAATCCAATGATAATAAGAAAAAAGTGTATGAAGTTGACTTGCCATGAACGTAGTTCCAGTAGACGATAGAGCCGACTTTGCCCCAGTCCCCTTCATGCAGGTCACAACCTTGAATGTTACCTGGAGATGCTTTGGAGACATGATGTGGTCTTCCTGCAAACATGTGATGAAACTTTCCAGCCGAAGCTTTGATCTCCACTTCTGTCTCAAGCTTTCCGACCAAACTAGACGCCTCAGTTGGTGCCGCCTCAGCCATTCTTTCTACCTCTGATAATTAATGCTTATCTTGAGAAAATAGGGGTTTGAGAGAGGAGTGAGTTCCCCTGTGACCTCTTTAGCCCTATTTGTAGAGAAAATGGTTGATTATCTGTTGAAGAAGACAGCGTTTGATCATTAAACTAATCTCATTATTTGTTGTATAATTTCCATGTGAACCTCATCCCCGTCATTATGATTTAgtagattattttgttttatttatacaGTCATCTATTCATCAATCACACGATGGCCGTCGCTTATTTCGTTTTCCCAGTTGCTAAAAGTCGCTGCTcagatatttatgtataaatatatagttattaaCATAATTATTGGCAGCAGGTTGCTTTGTTAAATAATTTCGAATGATCCGTAAGAGATCACGGCCATTGTTAATCAATGAAGACACCttagtttaaaaatagaaaaataaataaattaaaattatttcagattttgtCATAATAAAAGGCCATACTCGAGGATTTTTCTGTCGTTAAAATTAACTATTTTCTTCATAACGTTTTGCTAGAAAATACCCTCAGGAACaatttgtttgaaaaacaacataaactggccataagaaaatatttatctattttccaagaacaaaaatatttatctacTTCAAAACCTGTATTTCAcacattctctacaaaaaaaacctATATTTCACATTTCAGAAAACGTGAGATTCCAAAAACACCGCTAGCCAATTtggattagaaaaaaaacagactTTTTCAAAGAAAGCAAGGAAACAAAAGAGCGTCAGACAGACAATAATTTTCTAATGCTAATTGATTGATCTTTTTCTAGTTCTTAGCTATTTGTTAGCATATAAATCTAGAAACAAAAAGTAATTATAACCTTATAAATAATGGGTCTGATTGGTAAtagctgtagctttaaaaattttgctgtagaaaaaaatctgtagattttttgctgtggctttagattttattgctgtagaattttatatAAAGCACTAaaaattactttggatatttgaCTCTACAGaacacttgtacagctgtaggttatttcaagagctgtggtttcaaaaaaaaatttaaagcttgattgctctgaatttggtgctgtaaaaataaatagggctgtggacagcacctacagcaactaccaatcacctCCAATATAAGTGAAAGATAACACACAAGGCTAAACTGAAAGCCTttggtattttttatattttattttttatttttgaacataaaagcCTTTGGTAAAAAAGACGTCATAGAAGTGAAAGATAAAGAACAAAACATGGCTAAATTTAAGTGATGAACTAGATACAGATCCGCGCTTTGTGCAGATATTGTTTTGtcgaatttttatatatatttagtaataaattatatatgtctagagtatttttatgtatttctgTATAATAACTTCTTACATATATAATGAATTGTGATATTGTTACAAAATATCGTGTACATGTTGATTTTtctatgtttaaatttttaatgttgtATATAGTGCTTCTTTTTAATGTTAGATGTTGCGtttgtaatttaatattttgatatagAAATGTAATTTCGAAtttcttttcttaaaattattatttttatttaaagtattttattaaattattttaacaaaTTAATATGATTGTCtttgtaactatttttgttgttaaaaaGATCTGACATATTTGAGTATGGAATTACTTTTAAGATATAGCCATATGAGTAAGTTTTTGTACCTGACGTGTAGGGTCGTATTAGGTACTGGAATATTATTTATAGTGACTTGATTAGGGTAGGGTTCGGGTAACCatttgggttcggttcggatctattcGAGTTCGGGTTTCTGGAGTCAAAGATTTCAGTTCCgtttaagtatttttaaattttggttcgggttcagTTCGGATCTTTTCGGGTTTTGTTCGGGGTCGGATAATCcatttagattatttttaaaaattttaaaatttattatatattttaaattactcaaaatctattaaaaaataatatattacatataaattttaataacatatatcaaaatacctaaatttaacatataaattggtttagtttgaatatttggatagaaaataaatcaataaatattttaagtattatttgggttttgagtatagtttaactattttaaataattacttttgactatttatatataatttcaagtattttggataacttaaaagtataatatatattttttatgtcttaaattacattaaatctaaaaataattaatatatagatttataaatctatttcgcaTACATCTGGGTACTCGAAATATTTCGTTTCGGATCtggtttggttttgattcttcaaataccaaaattttgaacccgttcgaatatttaatcaattttggttcggatttgatactattttttcagatcgggttcggttcggttcttcggatccggGTTTTTTTAGTGTCGTTAGGATATTCTGATTTACATATTTGAAAGATCGATGGTATATTCTGATTTCcatattttatagttgttataaaaaaagttaaaatatatatgatcgaTGGCATATTCTGATCGATGgaaattaataaattgataGCTCGgaatttaaggaaaaaaatcttgaaaattatatattttcttttcaaatataacagaataagaaaataaagaaatctaATTAATCTGTTTgcggtttttttgtttggatgaCACGTTAGAAAAGATTTGATGAAATCTATTTTAATAACCTgtgtctaatatttttttatttgttacgGAAAAACTAATCTAACATAAAAGACACGTGTATAAATCGTATGTTGTGGTttatgataaacaaaaaaacttatgtAACGTAAAAGATGATCATGCTATAATCTCTATATGATTGAATCTTATAAACCGTAACCATTGTGCTCATATTGGCTGGTTTCTCTAagttaaacagaaaagaaagTGATCTCATACTAAATGTGCGTCATTGTAAGAAAGAACCAAGCAGTAAGCATTGTTTGCTATCAATTGGACAAATTATAGTGTACTCTTTTTTCTGAACATGTACTATGATGAAAGATGtacaaaaatattaagtaaTCTGGTGTATTATGTTGCAGTTTATGATCTCCAGAGAAGTAAATATGATCATCTATACGAAGATGAGGACTACTTATAGTCTCGTATTGTTAATGTAATAGTACATAACCgtggattttgtttttgtattgttAATTTCGGATAATGAAATTGGTTAGTTTTAATAGATTTAGTGTTGGTTTTGTTTTAGTTATCTGGTTAGTATAAtctccctatatattaaaagagaagtcattttagtaatttatgcTGACATGACATTAATATAGAACTTCttagaaaaattgttataattttattggtcgatttttttgaattttatttttcattttttttaatcaatcgcttatgtagacaagcccaaaactattgttgattttgttaagcccatatatagctagggggataataattatcgatttagtttagtcTTGGGTAAGATTTAGAACtaagataaatattaaaaactttccttattattcaaacagta is from Brassica napus cultivar Da-Ae chromosome A4, Da-Ae, whole genome shotgun sequence and encodes:
- the LOC106448206 gene encoding MLP-like protein 34: MAEAAPTEASSLVGKLETEVEIKASAGKFHHMFAGRPHHVSKASPGNIQGCDLHEGDWGKVGSIVYWNYVHDGEAKVAKERIEAVEPEKNLITFRVIEGDLMKEYKSFLLTIQVTPKHGGPGSIVHWHLEYEKISEEVAHPETLLQFCVEVSKEIDEHLLSEE